Within the Aspergillus luchuensis IFO 4308 DNA, chromosome 5, nearly complete sequence genome, the region ATAAAATGGTCGAGCCAATCTAGATACACTTCAACCCCTGAGGAAGCCACAACAAAGTCACGGTTCTTCACTCGGAAAGCAGAGGAATAAGACCCCGGGGTAGGATCCCGTTCGAGCAAGGCAACTCCGCCAATGAACGGTGTTGGTGGCGGTGGCGCCAGCCACTGCCTCAAGAATCACTGGTTTTCTGGGGAAAGACTCGTCCGACGTGACTGTCAGGCGACTGAAGGCTGCATATTGACAAGAACTGGAACACCCGCGGCCTCTGTACAACGATCAATGAACCGTTTTGCACGTGGTGCAGGTATTGCAGAGTATCTGACTCGGCCGCAGCCCTGGCTGAGCTGCCTGTTCCATACGAAACCCGGACAGGCATTAGCATCAAGGGCTGGCTGAACGGTACGTCGTGGGGCTATGCGCCCTAGAGCCAAGCACTGTATGTCATGGTCGAACAGTCCGGACATCCCGGCAGCCCCGAAGGAAAACTAGTAGAAATTCCCGAGCTGGGTCTGATCGCAGCCTGTCGAACGTCAACTCTGCTCATGTCGCTGCTCGTCAGTGATTCAGCCGGCTTCTGCAGAACACTTGCTGCATGAACTTTTCCAGCACCTAATCCATTACCCAATACCACCAGTCGGTTGATCTTGGCAGTTCCGAGAGGAGACGAGACAGTTCCCACCCAGCGCAGCCTGACGCCAAGAGACAATCAACGGTACATGAAATAGAAGACATCTAGGTGTAGATCATACTTGTCTAGAGCATTATGGCGAAGAAAACTGCTGTTCACCGCTGAATTGTCGGGTGAACATCGTTCCTCTCACTGAATGATCCTTTTGCAATGTGTTTCCCATAATGCGCAAACTACCATGGGTGTGTATCCCTGATTACTTCTCTGAAAATGCTGATTGGAGATGCGTTATTTTCATGTACTTTGACAGCCATCACCGGCAAAACCTCACTGGACAGTCTATATCCAAGAAACATGCAGGCCAGACCCTCTGTCTATCATATTTTAGCACGGCGTCGTGATTTAGCGTCAAAGTAAACGAGTGCATCTATATGGCCAACGGCTTTGATTTCTGCAAGCACCCATCGTTCTCTATTGTTCTCAAAATGTATAGACCTCTAACCGCATATGACCACAAATGATGACCAGTAGCAAAAATAGCCGATGAGATACGGGACTTATGGAAGAGTAGTGTCAGCTTCATGGATGGGTTGACACCCACTAGCATTATGTCAATGCCTACAACTGCTCACCTTGGAGATGAAAATGTGGCTAGCTGGGCTGTGTACTCCAGAGTCATGCTTTGCAACGATGAAGATACCCATCGCAAGCATTTCCGCAGCGCAAGGCCGGATTCATGCCCAATGAAGACACTAGACTTGCTATTGTGAGATCCGAGTGCTCATGGACAGCTGAAAAATGTGATTCATCGTGCAGATGGCAGTTCGTAGCGAAGTTTCCAGTCGACATACAGGCCTGAGAGAGGAATTGCTCGAAGGGTTGGCTCGAAGTGACTGTGCTATCACCAAGTCCGAACCGCTCGAAGCACCTGAGAACAGTTCTCGGAGCTGAATGTCAACTCTCAGTCGTGTCTCAGTCGCGAAAACTATATAAGCAACGCAGATTCCTCTCCAGGTCTTcttctcaacaccatcaccaactcaGCTCGCAACGCAAGCAACGACAAGAACTACCCCTTGACCATAATCTTTCAATTTGAAAGGAACACAATTTTGAAATGTCTACCGTTGTGACTACCGCTCCTCCTGTCCAGACCATGTCTCTCCAGGCAGTCTCGCAGTCGGGCTCTTCGGACGAAGAGCTCTTGCAGCTTTTCCGCCGAGTGACTATCACCAGCTCTGACGGCCATGATGTGTCTGAGATGCAAATCAAGAAGGCCTTCCAGCAGGAGATCAGCCGGCCCTTGGGCCGACAGATGCTGGAGGCATCCTTGGCGCACGCGAATGGCTGCTCTTGCTATCACTGGAACTACCATGACCGCATCAGCGGCAAAGTCAACATCTCTCGGGTTGACTTGACTTTTGACTTGACTTCAAAGAGCATGGGACAGGCCGTAAAGGGTGAAGCTGCTGGCTTCTACAGGCCTAACAGTGCTTATATCAAGTAAGTCATGTCTTTCTTTATACAAAACAACACGTTCTAACAGCCAGCAGTGCAACCGTCTACTATGACGACCAGCAATACCTCCAGGGCAATCAGAGCGTCCAGATCTACATGGATGGAAGCGTACGCAGTCCCATTCCCACTTCATATATCGGTCTCAAGGCATGCTGCTAACCTGCAACCAGAAATTCATCATCgacttcttcaccaccgACCAGTCGGAGAAGCCAATTGCGCGTATCGTCCAGAACGCCTCGTCCTTTACCTTCCAGGGCACTGACACTGGTGACGCCACCTGGGGTACTAACTAGTGGCTGAGTCGATGACCGCCTGAAAGAGCCATTTGGCATCTATGGCAATCAATTTGGAGCTGACAGGGTGATGCGGATCACGAtggagatggtgatgatcaAGTTTCGGGTCTAGTCTTGTCTtcgtttttgctttttgagtCATTCCTTAGTTGCTTTTTTTGTCTACTCTTGCTTGTTAGGAGGAATAAGATTGATCCGCATAGAACTATGTGCAATGTAAATCCGTAAAAACCCTTCAATGTAGCTAAAAACCTCATCAGACAGACCCTTCGCCTGCTCCCAGTGCCTCCCTTCTCGGCCCTCCCTGTTCTCCCTGACTCCGAGCCCATGTAAAGACACCAAACAACCCCATACATCTTCCATATATTGGTAAAGAGTATACCCGAGTCTCTGCACATTCAGTACTAGAGGTCTTAATGGGACTGATTCGTTCCATTAGAACAAATTTCACGTGCACCAGGAAAACATAAACTGGTTCACAATCCATTGAAGAATAAGGAAAAATCCTCTACCTCTaaccaacccatccaccccatATACAGTGTCCTTTCTatacatttctttttttaactTTCCCATCAACTTGAATTCATACAAGAACTTTTTATGTCACCCGagaaagataaaagaaaaggtcaTAACCTCATACAATGTACCACACAAATCAAACGACCCACATAACCCCAAgtgtaaaagaaaaaaggaaaccgATATAGCAAAGCACGCTAGACTGTGACAAACTTATATGTATAAGATCTAAGAGGAACCGCCACGACCACCAACGTTCGACAAGGCCTTCTTCTGATCCTCGCTCAGTTGGGTCGTAGGCAGAGGCCGAGCTGCGGTCGAGGCAGCagatgggggaggaaggaatcCGGTCTGAACGAGGTAAGAGGCGTACAGACCAACCAGCTCCTCGGTGACGCCGGCGCCAGCGGAGGCGTCGATGCCGGACCAGGCGGCGTCGGCACGGAGGGAGGCGGCAGCGTTGACGTCGTCCAGTTCGGGGGCcttggtgttggaggggaggtcGGAGGTGACGAAGTGGTAGAGGGGCATGCTGGGATCGGACGTTAGGATTGTAGTGGATAGTTTGGTAGGGTGGGAACTTACAGTGCGTGCTGGGACTCGGGGTCATCGTGCTGCCCGTCATTGACGTACTGCTCCAGAGACTTGGACCAGGGGACGTAGTCAACCTGAGGGACGTCGTATCCGTACAGCTGGAGAGCACCCAAGAACTGGTTGAACCGGAGACGCGGGTGCCCAGTGACCTGGGCGACGCCGATGGGAGTGCAAGGAGGCTGGAATGCGGCGGCGATGACCACGCGAGCAACGTGGTCCACGGGAACCATGTTGACGGTGTTGTTAATGTTGGGGCGGGAAGACAGCTGGATGCATCCCTTGATCATACGGATGAGGAAGtcatcggtgttggtggcTAGTGTTTGTATGTTAGCTTGCTTTGAAAATCAATATTCTGGGAGATTGTTTACTTACTTCCGGTCTTGGAGTCGCCAAGAACGTAACCAGGACGAACGACGGTTCCCTTCAGACCCCTACGACCAGCCTCGCGGACCAGGTACTCTCCTGCCCACTTGCTCTGGCCGTAGCCGGTTCCAAGTCCAACGGCACTGCCCTCGAGGTCGTCCTCCTCGCTAATACCGGCTCCACCGGCGGCAACGATGCGCTCGGATTCAGAGACATAGTGGTCGCTGTCGAGAACACTGGTGGAACTGACGAAGGAGAACTGCTTGGGCTTGCCACTAGCGCAAAGCTTCAGAGCATCGATGGTGCCCTGGACGTTGGCCGGCTTAAGGGTAGAGTAAGGGTAGACCCAGTGGACAAGAGCACCGTTGTGGATAACGGCATCCACACGCTTGGTCAAGTCATCCCAGAGAGCATCCGAGAAACCGAAGCGGGGTTCACCCAGGTTACCGCAAACACACTGCAGTCTGCTGGTCCAGGCCTCATCCCAGAAGCCGTAGGCGCGGCAGGTGGAGCGGATACGTTCGAGTGCCTGCTCATCGGTCTTACCACGAACCAGGGTCACAACCTTGGCCATGGGCGACTTGCGAGTGAGGAGGTCACGAAGGATATGCGCACCCAAGAAGCCAGTAGCGCCAGTCAGGAAGATGGTTGGCTCACTGGACAGAATAGGCTCGGTACGCGTGGGGAAAGAGGCGGGCAACGCGGTCTCTGCCAGCTTCCGGGCATCCTTCGAGTATTCGTCGTCAAGCTCATCAGGGGTAGCTGAAGCATCCGCCTTAGCAGCGGTACTGTCATCATTGCTGGCGAAAGACTCGAAGTTCTGCAGACGATCGATCTCGGCGGCAAATCCCCTGAGGGTCGGGCTACGGAAAATGGCGTTCATGCTAACGTCAATTCCGCGCCACTTGCGGCGGATGTCGAAGAACATCTGCTGGGCCAGGATACTGTGCCCTCCAAGGTCGAAGAAGGAGTCATCGGGTCCAATCATGCGAGCAGTAAGGTTGGGGATGCGGGAGGCCCAGATTGAAGCCAGCGCCTGCTCGGTTTCAGAGAGAGCCTGGACCACAGATGACTTGCGACGAGGAGCCGCGGCACTAAGCTCTGCGGTATCGGGGAAGGGTAGCGCAGGCTTGTCGATCTTGCCGTTAGGGTTGAGGGGCATGCGCTTGAGGGGGATGAACACCGTCGGCACGGCGTAGGAGGCGAGCTTGGTCCGCAGCAGGTCACGGATGTCGTCACGAAGAGGACGGAACCGTCTAAGCATGCCGACCATTCCTTCAGCAGAGTCATCGTCCTCGAGGCCCTTCTCCTGCAGCCAAGCAGCCCACTTGCTCATGTCCGGCACGAAATAACTAACCAGAGTCCGCTCCTCGAACTTGTCACGACGCACCAGGGTGACGTTCTCTCTCACCAGGGGATGGCGAGACAGGTGGGTATCAATCTCACCCAGCTCGATACGGAACCCACGGATCTTGACCTGATCATCTGCACGTCCCGAACACTCGACATCTCCCGAAGGAGTGTAACGACCAAGGTCACCACTGCGGTACAAGCGATCTCTAGGGCCTTGGTAGAACTGCCTCCAGGGCTCGTTCGCGCTGTCTGCCTTGGCCTGGTCCTTCTGGACCCAGGTCTGGTTATCAACAAACCAGTTGTTGAGGaacttcttctggttcaATTCAGGCGAACCCAGGTAGCCTTCAGCGAGACCACCGGCACGGACGTAGATTTCACCAACTTCACCGATGGCGCAAATGCGGCTGGGTTCGAAGCGGTTAACAACCAGCATCTGAACGTCGAGCATACCCCGACCTGCCGGGATGACGTCCTTCATGGTGTCCAGGTAGCCCTCGTCGCTCGAGTAGCTCGGGATCTCGAAGTAACTAACCGCACGCTGTGTCTCCGTCGTTCCGTACATGTTGACGATGTTGACATTGGGAGCCAAGCCCTGCAGAGAGCGGCAGTCTCGCTTGATCAGGATATCACCGACAAAGAAGGCGTGGTGAAGCGAGGGGAACTGTGCCGAAGCACCGCCGACGAGAATCTGACCCATGGCAGGGGTAAGGTGAGTGACAGTAGCTCCATACTCGCGCATCCACTCGGCAAGCCTTTCGTTCTGAATATCCTCCCGGGCAGGAACCAGCAGCTGAGCTCCCAGGAAAAGAGGGGTGAAGATATCTCTTTGGATCGGGTCATGAGCGATACCGCTGAGCATGGTAAACCGATCGTTGGGGGTAAGCTTGAAGGTCTCGGACATCCATGGGAAGTAGTATGCGAGAGAAAAGTGACGACCCTTGACACCCTTGGGCCTGCCCTCCGAGCCAGAAGTGAAGGACAGAGTCGGGGTGGAGTCAGGTCCGACGACGACGCCAACAGACTTGGCTTTCAAAGGAACTTGGTTGGCCAAGACATCCTGGCCGTTGATCGATCCTCCGACAAGGGAGCCATCGTCGCGAAGGGCCAGGGCAGGCACTTCCGTGCGCAGCTCCAGGTTCTCATTGATGAATGAGCGGACCACGTCGGAGAGCTCACCGGCATCCTTAGTGGCCTTCTCAATGTTGATCAATGCCCGAGGGCGAGCCACATCAAGGTAGATGCACTGTCTTTCCGGGGGGTAGGCAGGGTCAATGACCGAGAAGGTCGCGCCAGCCTTCAGGATACCCATAACGGCTACCACCAGGTCAACACCACGGTAAGCGTACACCATGACgacctctcctctctccacACCCGCCTGGACCAGATGATGGCCCAAAATATTGGAGGCCTCATTGATTTGCTTGTAGGTGAACTCCCGGTGAGGAGACCGCTCCGACTTGGTCTCCACTACACAGAGTCTTTCGGGGTGCTTCTCAGCGTTAGCGGCGAAGATGTCGTGGATAGCACCGCGGAAATTGGACCAGTTCAAATCGGAGGTCGGGTCCGGAAGAAGGGCCAGTTGATCCTCGGTCATGAAGTCAATGCGCCCAACTGCTTGTTCC harbors:
- a CDS encoding uncharacterized protein (COG:S;~EggNog:ENOG410Q06X;~antiSMASH:Cluster_5.17) codes for the protein MSTVVTTAPPVQTMSLQAVSQSGSSDEELLQLFRRVTITSSDGHDVSEMQIKKAFQQEISRPLGRQMLEASLAHANGCSCYHWNYHDRISGKVNISRVDLTFDLTSKSMGQAVKGEAAGFYRPNSAYINATVYYDDQQYLQGNQSVQIYMDGSKFIIDFFTTDQSEKPIARIVQNASSFTFQGTDTGDATWGTN
- the aarA gene encoding L-aminoadipate-semialdehyde dehydrogenase (BUSCO:EOG092603D0;~COG:Q;~EggNog:ENOG410PIYP;~InterPro:IPR000873,IPR020845,IPR009081,IPR036291, IPR036736,IPR010080,IPR014397,IPR020806,IPR013120, IPR042099,IPR010071,IPR001242;~PFAM:PF00501,PF01073,PF00668,PF00550,PF01370, PF07993;~SMCOG1002:AMP-dependent synthetase and ligase;~antiSMASH:Cluster_5.17;~go_function: GO:0003824 - catalytic activity [Evidence IEA];~go_function: GO:0004043 - L-aminoadipate-semialdehyde dehydrogenase activity [Evidence IEA];~go_function: GO:0031177 - phosphopantetheine binding [Evidence IEA];~go_process: GO:0009085 - lysine biosynthetic process [Evidence IEA]), with translation MAVESVSLQERLERWAQRLQNLTVSPLTRDYPDNQKQELPKRAIEAFESIQLSKETQSDLQKISGSSSGFTVFLTAFIVLVARLTGDEDIAVGTSSSDDGRPFVLRVPIEASETFLQLYTKVQKAFEQGSAEIVPLGSLRSYIQEKSQSERSPVLFRFAAYDAPAASQDYPANTFETTDLVVNIAPISASDGSTTQAELGAYYNQRLFSSSRISTILKQLARLVENATSNPEQAVGRIDFMTEDQLALLPDPTSDLNWSNFRGAIHDIFAANAEKHPERLCVVETKSERSPHREFTYKQINEASNILGHHLVQAGVERGEVVMVYAYRGVDLVVAVMGILKAGATFSVIDPAYPPERQCIYLDVARPRALINIEKATKDAGELSDVVRSFINENLELRTEVPALALRDDGSLVGGSINGQDVLANQVPLKAKSVGVVVGPDSTPTLSFTSGSEGRPKGVKGRHFSLAYYFPWMSETFKLTPNDRFTMLSGIAHDPIQRDIFTPLFLGAQLLVPAREDIQNERLAEWMREYGATVTHLTPAMGQILVGGASAQFPSLHHAFFVGDILIKRDCRSLQGLAPNVNIVNMYGTTETQRAVSYFEIPSYSSDEGYLDTMKDVIPAGRGMLDVQMLVVNRFEPSRICAIGEVGEIYVRAGGLAEGYLGSPELNQKKFLNNWFVDNQTWVQKDQAKADSANEPWRQFYQGPRDRLYRSGDLGRYTPSGDVECSGRADDQVKIRGFRIELGEIDTHLSRHPLVRENVTLVRRDKFEERTLVSYFVPDMSKWAAWLQEKGLEDDDSAEGMVGMLRRFRPLRDDIRDLLRTKLASYAVPTVFIPLKRMPLNPNGKIDKPALPFPDTAELSAAAPRRKSSVVQALSETEQALASIWASRIPNLTARMIGPDDSFFDLGGHSILAQQMFFDIRRKWRGIDVSMNAIFRSPTLRGFAAEIDRLQNFESFASNDDSTAAKADASATPDELDDEYSKDARKLAETALPASFPTRTEPILSSEPTIFLTGATGFLGAHILRDLLTRKSPMAKVVTLVRGKTDEQALERIRSTCRAYGFWDEAWTSRLQCVCGNLGEPRFGFSDALWDDLTKRVDAVIHNGALVHWVYPYSTLKPANVQGTIDALKLCASGKPKQFSFVSSTSVLDSDHYVSESERIVAAGGAGISEEDDLEGSAVGLGTGYGQSKWAGEYLVREAGRRGLKGTVVRPGYVLGDSKTGTTNTDDFLIRMIKGCIQLSSRPNINNTVNMVPVDHVARVVIAAAFQPPCTPIGVAQVTGHPRLRFNQFLGALQLYGYDVPQVDYVPWSKSLEQYVNDGQHDDPESQHALMPLYHFVTSDLPSNTKAPELDDVNAAASLRADAAWSGIDASAGAGVTEELVGLYASYLVQTGFLPPPSAASTAARPLPTTQLSEDQKKALSNVGGRGGSS